A region of uncultured Desulfobacter sp. DNA encodes the following proteins:
- the fliP gene encoding flagellar type III secretion system pore protein FliP (The bacterial flagellar biogenesis protein FliP forms a type III secretion system (T3SS)-type pore required for flagellar assembly.), protein MIKFTRLTQWTGCILLAVIVIAGLAGTAGAVTFPIPSLELNIGTAQEPEEVAVVLEIIALLTIISLAPAILILMTPFARITMIFHFLRQAIGTQSSPPNQIIVGLSLFMTFCIIKPVALEVYDKALNPYLERKISYEAAFDEAQKPIRKFLLLNTREADIALFVKETGMKKPETRDDVSLLALIPAYVISELKTAFIVGFILYVPFLVIDMVVASVLLAMGMMMLPPVMISLPFKLMLFVLVDGWNLITGSIIKSFGV, encoded by the coding sequence ATGATCAAGTTTACCCGGTTGACCCAATGGACAGGATGTATTCTGCTTGCAGTCATTGTAATTGCAGGCCTTGCTGGTACGGCAGGTGCCGTCACCTTCCCGATCCCGTCCCTGGAACTGAATATCGGCACAGCCCAGGAACCCGAAGAAGTGGCCGTGGTTCTTGAAATTATAGCTCTCTTAACCATCATCTCGCTGGCCCCTGCCATCTTGATCCTCATGACACCTTTCGCCCGCATAACTATGATATTTCATTTTTTGCGCCAGGCCATCGGCACCCAGTCAAGCCCGCCCAACCAGATCATTGTTGGGCTTTCACTTTTCATGACGTTTTGTATTATCAAGCCCGTGGCATTAGAAGTGTATGATAAAGCCTTAAATCCCTATCTTGAACGTAAAATTTCCTATGAAGCGGCCTTTGACGAGGCCCAGAAGCCCATACGAAAATTTTTACTGCTCAACACCAGGGAAGCCGACATTGCCCTGTTTGTCAAAGAGACCGGCATGAAAAAGCCTGAAACCCGGGATGATGTGTCGCTTCTGGCACTGATCCCGGCCTATGTGATTTCCGAGCTTAAAACCGCATTTATCGTGGGCTTTATTTTGTATGTACCGTTCCTTGTCATTGATATGGTGGTTGCCTCGGTTCTGCTGGCCATGGGTATGATGATGCTGCCCCCGGTCATGATTTCCCTGCCTTTCAAGCTGATGCTTTTTGTCCTTGTGGACGGCTGGAATCTGATTAC